From Lolium perenne isolate Kyuss_39 chromosome 5, Kyuss_2.0, whole genome shotgun sequence, a single genomic window includes:
- the LOC127302332 gene encoding auxin-responsive protein SAUR50-like: protein MGMAEKKSVTWKVGLITKTLDRCWSTPVRNKLAEGCFSVYVGSERQRFVVRTKCVNHQLFWALLQEAEEVFGYTTGGPLELPCNAEAFAMVLEQIEQEKQMTSGRRYGLVRQDSYQLLGTAWPVNINRS, encoded by the coding sequence ATGGGCATGGCTGAGAAGAAGTCTGTGACGTGGAAGGTAGGGCTGATCACCAAGACGCTGGACCGGTGCTGGAGCACGCCAGTGAGGAACAAGCTGGCCGAGGGCTGCTTTTCGGTGTACGTCGGCTCCGAGAGGCAGCGGTTCGTGGTTCGCACCAAGTGCGTGAACCACCAGTTGTTCTGGGCACTGCTGCAGGAGGCCGAGGAGGTGTTTGGGTACACGACTGGAGGGCCCCTCGAGCTTCCCTGCAATGCTGAGGCGTTCGCCATGGTGCTGGAGCAGATCGAGCAGGAGAAGCAGATGACGTCGGGAAGGAGGTACGGCCTTGTCAGGCAGGACTCCTACCAGCTGCTTGGCACCGCCTGGCCTGTCAACATCAACCGGTCCTAG
- the LOC127302333 gene encoding indole-3-acetic acid-induced protein ARG7 encodes MGMAEKGSATRKAGLITKTLDRCRSTPVKQKPAGGCFSVYVGAGRERFVVRTECVNHPLFRTLLEEAEEEFGYAAAGPLELPCNAEAFARVLQQIEEEKQRAVGLARRNSYGLLGSGRPVIVGRS; translated from the coding sequence ATGGGCATGGCTGAGAAGGGGTCGGCGACAAGAAAGGCAGGGCTGATCACCAAGACGTTGGACCGGTGCCGGAGCACACCTGTGAAGCAGAAGCCAGCGGGGGGTTGCTTCTCAGTGTATGTCGGTGCCGGGCGGGAGCGGTTTGTGGTGCGCACTGAGTGTGTGAACCACCCTTTGTTCAGGACACTgctggaggaggccgaggaggagTTCGGATATGCGGCCGCAGGGCCCCTTGAGCTACCCTGCAACGCCGAGGCGTTCGCCAGGGTGCTGCAGCAGATCGAGGAGGAGAAGCAGAGGGCGGTGGGCCTTGCCAGGAGGAACTCCTACGGGCTACTTGGCTCCGGCCGGCCTGTCATCGTTGGCCGATCCTAG
- the LOC127302330 gene encoding indole-3-acetic acid-induced protein ARG7-like → MGMAEKRQVMEMRGKKPGLIIKTLDRCRSAPARQKPAEGCFSVYVGAGRQRFVVRTECLNHPLFRALLEEAEEAFGYADAGPLELPCNAEAFAEVLEQIEEEKQMAVGRRRNLARRNSYWLLGSGQLAIIDQS, encoded by the coding sequence ATGGGTATGGCTGAGAAGAGGCAGGTGATGGAGATGAGAGGGAAGAAGCCTGGGCTGATCATCAAGACACTAGACCGGTGCCGGAGCGCGCCGGCGAGGCAGAAGCCAGCCGAAGGCTGCTTCTCGGTGTACGTCGGCGCCGGGAGGCAGAGGTTTGTGGTGCGCACCGAGTGCCTGAACCACCCACTGTTCCGGGCGCTGCTGGAAGAGGCCGAAGAGGCGTTCGGGTACGCAGACGCAGGGCCGCTTGAGCTGCCCTGCAACGCTGAGGCATTTGCCGAGGTGCTGGAACAGATCGAGGAGGAGAAGCAGATGGCCGTGGGGAGGAGACGCAACCTTGCCAGGCGGAACTCCTACTGGCTGCTGGGCAGTGGTCAGCTGGCCATTATTGACCAGTCATAG
- the LOC127302331 gene encoding indole-3-acetic acid-induced protein ARG7, giving the protein MGMAEKRSATEMKGRKPGLITKTLDRCRSTPVRQKPAEGCFSVYVGAGRQRFVVRTECLNHPLFRTLLEEAEEEFGYTAAGPLELPCDADAFARVLEQIEEEKQRAAGLARRNSYGLLGTSQPITVGRS; this is encoded by the coding sequence ATGGGCATGGCTGAGAAGAGGTCAGCGACGGAGATGAAAGGGAGGAAGCCCGGGTTGATCACCAAGACGCTGGACCGGTGCCGGAGCACGCCGGTGAGGCAGAAGCCGGCAGAGGGCTGCTTCTCGGTGTACGTCGGTGCCGGGAGGCAGCGGTTCGTGGTGCGCACTGAGTGCTTAAACCACCCGCTGTTCCGGACACTgctggaggaggccgaggaggagTTTGGGTACACGGCCGCAGGTCCACTCGAGCTGCCTTGCGACGCCGACGCGTTCGCTAGGGTGCTGGAGCAGATCGAGGAGGAGAAGCAGAGGGCAGCAGGCCTTGCCAGGAGGAACTCCTATGGTCTGCTTGGCACCAGCCAGCCTATCACCGTGGGCCGATCCTAA
- the LOC127302335 gene encoding uncharacterized protein: protein MAAMASSRAPLRAMVVLVVLVFGGGAEAGFLSRSKNITVVGSVYCDACSNNTFSKHSFFLIGARVLIKCSFKVNNSTSVAPEEISLEAERTTDQHGVYKLDVPPVDGFECREGHELRSACRATLVRSSSSACNVPGLRGSTQHIALRGSHGAASAAACFLNLNALNFRPAKRDGALCHGGGGSNGDAFESSLFFWPFLPLFWPAPFGFPFPPATGGGGSAGGTVSFPWPFHVPEWLVPFLQPPFLPFPLYKPAPVSSAPPPFERFPPPQRTAARP, encoded by the exons ATGGCCGCAATGGCGAGCTCGAGAGCTCCCCTCAGGGCGATGGTGGTGCTGGTGGTTTTGGTGTTCGGCGGCGGCGCCGAGGCCGGGTTTCTTTCCAGGTCCAAAAACATTACCGTGGTCGGCTCCGTCTACTGCGACGCCTGCTCCAACAACACCTTCTCCAAGCACAGCTTCTTCCTCATAG GCGCGAGGGTGCTgatcaagtgcagcttcaaggtgAACAACTCCACGAGCGTggcgccggaggagatctccctgGAGGCGGAGCGCACCACGGACCAGCACGGCGTGTACAAGCTGGACGTGCCCCCCGTGGACGGCTTCGAGTGCCGGGAGGGCCACGAGCTCCGCTCCGCGTGCCGCGCCACGCTCGTccggagctcctcctccgcctGCAACGTCCCGGGCCTACGCGGCTCCACGCAGCACATCGCGCTCCGGGGCTCccacggcgccgccagcgccgccgcgTGCTTCCTCAACCTCAACGCGCTCAACTTCCGCCCCGCCAAGCGGGACGGCGCGCTCTGTCATGGCGGCGGTGGCTCCAACGGCGACGCGTTCGAGTCGTCGCTCTTCTTCTGGCCGTTCCTGCCGCTCTTCTGGCCGGCGCCGTTCGGGTTCCCGTTCCCTCCCGCTACGGGCGGCGGCGGGAGCGCCGGAGGCACGGTGTCATTCCCGTGGCCGTTCCACGTGCCGGAGTGGCTGGTGCCGTTTCTGCAGCCACCGTTCTTGCCGTTCCCGCTGTACAAGCCGGCGCCGGTGTCGTCAGCACCGCCCCCGTTCGAACGTTTCCCGCCTCCACAACGAACGGCGGCTCGGCCGTGA
- the LOC127302329 gene encoding large ribosomal subunit protein eL8y → MAPKRGGKAPVPAKKKPAQVTNPLFEKRPKQFGIGGALPPKKDLHRFVKWPKVVRIQRQRRILKQRLKVPPALHQFTRTLDKNLATNLFKMLLKYRPEDKAAKKERLLKRAQAEAEGKTVEAKKPIVVKYGLNHVTYLIEQSKAQLVVIAHDVDPIELVVWLPALCRKMEVPYCIVKGKSRLGSIVHKKTASVLCLTTVKNEDKLEFSKILEAIKANFNDKFDEVRKKWGGGVMGSKSQAKTKARERLIAKEAAQRLT, encoded by the exons Atg GCCCCGAAGCGAGGCGGCAAGGCCCCGGTGCCGGCGAAGAAGAAGCCG GCGCAGGTGACGAACCCGCTGTTCGAGAAGAGGCCGAAGCAGTTCGGCATCGGCGGGGCGCTGCCGCCCAAGAAGGACCTGCACCGGTTCGTCAAGTGGCCCAAGGTCGTGCGCATCCAGCGCCAGCGCCGCATCCTCAAGCAGCGCCTCAAGGTGCCCCCGGCGCTCCACCAGTTCACACGCACCCTCGACAAGAACCTCG ccaccaacctgtTTAAGATGCTTCTCAAGTACCGCCCTGAGGACAAGGCTGCCAAGAAGGAGCGGCTCTTGAAGAGGGCCCAGGCTGAGGCAGAGGGCAAGACTGTTGAGGCCAAGAAGCCAATTGTTGTCAAGTATGGTCTTAACCATGTCACTTACCTCATTGAGCAG AGCAAGGCCCAGCTGGTTGTCATCGCCCATGATGTTGACCCAATTGAGCTGGTTGTGTGGCTCCCAGCTCTCTGCAGGAAGATGGAGGTCCCATACTGCATTGTCAAGGGGAAATCACGCCTTGGATCG ATTGTTCACAAGAAGACCGCCTCTGTTCTCTGCCTGACCACTGTCAAGAACGAGGACAAGCTTGAGTTCAGCAAGATCTTGGAGGCTATCAAG GCGAACTTCAACGACAAGTTTGATGAGGTCAGGAAGAAGTGGGGAGGCGGCGTCATGGGCTCCAAGTCCCAGGCGAAGACCAAGGCCAGGGAGAGGCTCATCGCCAAGGAGGCTGCACAGCGGTTGACCTAA